The genomic window ATGGTGaggtttttgtcttttactttatCGCAACTAAAACCAATTCATAGCTTTTGGGTTCTGATAGACATATTGGTAAACCTTTTAACAGGAATTGAACCACAGGTTACACTTTACCATTATGATCTTCCTCAGTCTCTGGAAGATGAGTATGGAGGATGGATcaaccgcaaaatcatgtaAAAGGACAATTAAAGATTctgatataaaaaatatggctagaaaataaagaatatttGTTATATTGCAGAGAAGACTTCACTGCTTTTGCAGATGTATGCTTCAGAGAGTTTGGGGAGGATGTGAAGTTATGGACTAAAATCAACGAAGCTACTTTATTCGCCATTGGTTCTTATGGCGACGGAATGAGGTATGGACATTGTCCTCCTATGAATTACTCTACCGCAAATGTTTGTACGGAAACATATATTGCAGGCCATAACATGTTGCTAGCTCACTCCTCTGCTTCAAATTTGTATAAACTGAAGTACAAGGTATACACATTTATCTCTGTTTCGCTCTTAAAGCCCTAAACCCATATGAACATAAACAGTATGATGGTACAGACTAAGCAAAGAGGATCCGTAGGCCTTAGTATATATGCTTATGGGCTATCTCCTTATACGGACTCCAAGGACGATGAAACCGCAACTGAAAGAGCTGAAGCTTTCCTCTTTGGCTGGTGAGAAAAatgctttctttgtttcagtaACTTGAGGATAAAATCTGATGACTAAATTGGTAATCCAGGATGTTAAAGCCTTTGGTAGTTGGGGATTATCCGGATATAATGAAGAGAACCTTGGGGTCGAGATTACCGGTTTTCTCAGAAGAAGAGTCAAAACAAGTGAAAGGATCATCTGACTTTGTAGGAGTTGTACACTACAACACATTCTATGTCACAAACCGACCCGCACCTTCTCTCGTTACCAGCATTAACAAACTCTTCTTTGCAGACATTGGCGCATATCTGATCGGTAAGCCTAGTTTCTTTTCATTCGATCGAACTCTTTTAGTTGATATATAACTCTTCTTCATTGGACAGCCGCTGGGAATGCTTCATTATTCGAGGTAAGGACCAATAAATCCGCAGAACACACAATACATATATTCAGGCCAAAAGCTCTGGTTTGATCCTTCTTGCTTTCTTGAAGTTTGATGCTGTTCCATGGGGTCTGGAAGGTATTCTTCAGCATATAAAGCAGAGCTATAACAATCCTCCAATCTACATTCTTGAAAATGGTACAAACTTCATTCTCTTTTGTCtacttgctctgtttttgatcTTAAGATTCTTCAAttcacaccaaaaaaacacacaaaaaaaaaaacaggtaaACCGATGAAACATGGTTCAACGCTACAAGACACACCAAGAGCTGAATTCATTCAAGCTTACATTGGTGCTGTGCACAACGCCATCACGTAAAAGaactctccttcttcatcttcaagttCATCATACTAGCATTGATCGACTTTATTCCTGACAAATATTTTGACTGATCAGGAATGGATCGGACACGAGAGGTTACTTTGTATGGTCGATGATTGATTTGTATGAGTTAATAGGTAGATATATGACCAGCTATGGAATGTACTATGTGAATTTCAGTGATCCTGGTCGCAAGAGGTCTCCAAAGCTCTCTGCTTCTTGGTACACTGGTTTCCTCAATGGTACTATTGATGTTGCTTCTCAAGATACTATTCAGTTGCAGAGAAAATGCTCAGGCTCTTCGTCCTTGTAATCTATTTAACTAAATCATCctagttttgtttggttttcatttCATCTATCgtatgaaaaaaaactcagtGGTTTGATAAGATTTGGATATGAATAATGAAACTGTCTTGTGATTTTTGTCGGTCATCATAAGATTTGGAtatgaatattgttttgttattttccgaaatttgtttttaaactacAACCGAACCATTATGATGTGTTACCTATATTGGCAATTTGGCATGTAGGTAGAGTCAGTACATGGCAAGGATTACACacttcaccaaaaaaaagatatttctaTAGTCGTTTTCAGATGTTTATTTGTCGCGTATTACGAGTGGAAGATAATAGAAAAGATATAGACTATAGTCCTCACAATTCACCAAAATACACTTCACTCAATAtatgtatttctttttaaatggTCCAAGAAAACGACAGAACCGGACTCTTCAATTATTTGTTCATTTGGACTCAAACCGGAGGaggaaaatcaaaaatgaaacatttcAATCTGTTATCCATTATTCTGGTTATCGTTTTGGCGACAAGCTACATTGATGCCTTCACCAGAAACGATTTTCCAGAGGATTTCCTCTTCGGAGCCGGTACTTCTGCTTATCAGGTTCGAGTCTGACCACATCAATGGCAATCGGggttttccatttttaattgttttgtctacaatttgagttttttgggGGAATTTGTGGAAATAGTGGGAAGGAGCTGCTAATGAAGACGGAAGAACTCCTAGCGTCTGGGATACAACCTCCCACTGTTGtaagttgttttgttttattttcaactttgaGTCATCATTCGGCGTTTTTGTGAGAAGATTGTATAGATCATTGTTCAAAAATCGCAGATAATGGAAGTAATGGAGATATAGCATGTGATGGGTATCACAAATACAAGgtttgtctctcttctttgttgaAGAAGTTATCGTAAGTCTCTGGCTCTGCATTCATAGATGTTATTGTCCAGGAAGATGTTAAGTTGATGGCAGAAATGGGCTTAGAATCATTCAGATTCTCTATCTCCTGGTCAAGACTTATACCTAGTAACGCCTATTCTTGGTTTCTTAATTCCCAAGTAACTAATAATGTTGTCTCTGACCTCTTATATTAGACCCTTTTTGTCTGTGTCATTTTTCAGATGGAAGAGGACGCATTAACCCAAAAGGTTTATTGTTTTACAAGAATCTCATCAAAGAGCTACGAAGCCATGGTAaggtttttgtctttttacttttaacgGAACTAAAGCCAATTCATTTGCTTCTCACAAAACTATTAAACAGGAATCGAACCTCACGTTACACTTTACCACTACGATCTTCCTCAGTCTCTTGAAGATGAGTATGGAGGATGGATCAACCACAAAATCATGTAAATGATCAAAGAAGATTATGATCTAACAAAGTCACgttttaaaatatgaatagaaaaacaaaaatagaattaatgttgtttatttgttatattgCAGAGAAGACTTTACAGCTTTTGCAGATGTATGCTTCAGAGAGTTTGGGGAGGATGTGAAGTTATGGACTACAATCAACGAAGCTACAATCTTCGCCTTTGCTTTTTATGGCAAAGACGTTAGGTATGGAAATTGTACTACAGGAAATTATTGTATGGAAACATATATTGCAGGCCATAACATGTTGCTAGCTCATGCCTCTGCTTCAAATTTGTATAAACTAAAGTACAAGGTATAcatttttatctctttttcgCTCTTAAAACTCTCAACCCGTATGAACTTAATCCATATGACGGTGCAGAGTAAGCAAAGAGGATCCATAGGCCTTAGTATATTTGCATTGGGGTTAACTCCTTATACAAACTCCAAGGACGATGAAATCGCAACTCAAAGAGCTAAAGCTTTCCTCTATGGATGgtgagaaacaaaactttatttctTAACTTGAGGACAAAATCTAAAGACTAAATTGATAATAAAGGATGTTGAAGCCTTTGGTATTTGGGGACTATCCGGATGAAATGAAGAGAACCTTGGGATCGAGATTACCGGTTTTCTCAGAGGAAGAATCAGAGCAAGTTAAAGGATCATCTGACTTTGTAGGAATTATACATTACACGACAGTTTATGTCACAAACCAGCCCGCACCTTATATCTTTCCCAGCAGCACTAACAAAGACTTCTTTACAGACATGGGCGCGTATATTATCTGTATGCCAAGTTTATTTTCATCACTATtcaatcgatttttttttttgaaactctctttaatttataagtcttcttctttggacAGCCACTGGGAACTCTTCATCATTCGTGGTAAGGTCCTGCAATTCTGCAGAAACATATTGACATATGTACTTATGCCAAAACCTTTTGTTCTATTTTGAAGTTTGATGCTGTTCCATGGGGTCTGGAAGGTGTTCTTCAGCATATAAAGCATCGCTATAACAATCCTCCAATCTACATTCTTGAAAATGGTACACTTCATTCTCTTTTGTCTTCTGGCTCTGTTTTTGTCTACTTGAAAGCAAACCTTCTTGTTCTTAAGATTCTTCAAATCGCAcccgaaaacaaaaacaggtTCACCGATGAAACACGATTCGATGCTACAAGACACACCAAGAGTTGAATACATTCAAGCTTACATTGGTGCTGTCCTCAACGCTATCAAGTATGGTCAtcctttttcaaattttagtcCTCACGTTAATATATTTGACTGATCGGTGGTTTAGTTTCGGTTTACTTGACTCTCTCTTTGTGACAAATAATTTGACTGATCAGGAGTGGATCGGACACGAGAGGTTACTTCGTATGGTCGCTGATAGATTTGTTTGAGGTACAGGTTGGATATAAAAGCAGCTTCGGAATGTACTATGTCAATTTTAGCGATCCTGGTCGCAAGAGGTCGCCAAAGCTCTCTGCTTCTTGGTACACTGGTTTTCTCAATGGTACAATTGATGTTGCTTCTCAAGATATGACTCAGTTGCAGAGAAATTTCTCTGGCTCTTCTTCACTGTAATGTTATAATATTAACGATTCTGGTCTAGTTGGGATCctgatttggtttaatttcATCAATTCTATGGAAAAAACTCAGTGAATTTGCAAATGTATATGGATTCTGGACgtttagtaaaataataactttttaCGTGTTTGGAAtgaaacaaacatttaaaGGCTACTTCATATGTTTGATAATCGATTCGTATGACAATTACGTAGGAatatctgtttcttcttcattgtgtgatatacttataaatatatacggGTCTTGAATCTTGAATTCTTGATCCCAGtttgttttgagtttagtCATCTTTTTTGAATACTAAAAAGCAAATATTTCATTAAGAAACATCATGTATTTTACTTCATCAAATATGTTTGTAAACTGTAAACGCAAACAACATTTCTGCGTTTACATTTaccaatttgttttgaataaaacaaTGTAATAGCAAACGCAAATAACCAATGTAGACCCAACAAAAACTTGATatcatagaaaacaaaaagacctAGAGAGAATCTTTGAGATCAATTTGTGGTGGGAGCAACGGTCAAGCCTGGAGAGACTTTAAGGAAAGCCGGACGAGAACAGAGATCTTCCCACCACGCCTTGACATTAGGACGGTCGTTGATCAAACCGGCATGAATCGTCTTCATGAAGTAGTAAGTGTAAGGCACGTGGTGGAGATCGGCGAGTGTGTAAGTATCTCCGGCTAAGTATTTTGTCTTCCCAAGTCTCTCTTCGTACACGTCAAGTATTTTCCCTAGATTCTCCAGATTCTCCTCCACGATGGCTGCATTAGGAGACTCACCTTGAAGCGGCACGACGATGAGCTGGTGGATGACGGCGGAGATCGCAGGGTTGAAGTGGTGAGCCTCCACTTCCGACCATAACTTCACAATCGCTGCTTCTTTAGGGTCTTCGTGTCTTGTCAAATCCGTTCCTTTGTCTCTATGCTTCTCTGCTATATATGCAGTGATTGCCCTCGACTCTGTTTTCAGTAGACAAATATTTgttaaactaaactaaaatcattatgtaaaacaaatttatacgAACCAAAAAGGGTAAGATCGTCATCTTGTAGAGCTGGAACTTTGCCAAAGGGCTGCATCGAACAGAACATATATGGTTAGATACTTTCATACATACAGATATGTGTGCATGATAGTAATGTGTTGAGAAATATGCGCAGCGCGTACGTTCATGGAGAGAAAAGAAGGGAGCTTGTGGTGGCAAGCAAAGAGATTGACAGGGACAAGCTCGAACTCAGTGTTCTTCTCATGAAGGCAGAGAAGAACACGTGCCACGCACGCTGACATCTCATCTCCATATAGCTTCATCGccatttctgtttttgttctttttatcaaAGACCGCGTCACACTACTCGTAACGCGGAAGAGAGAGTGAGGGAGATCACAACGCGGtgcttctatatatatgacataTGCTTTGAATTTCGTAAAACCTAGCCAGTATGTATGTGGTCCTGTTTCTTGGACTTTTTAATAACTATGTACTGCAATATCGAACCTAACATTAGGTTATGTACGTACTCGAATCTTTCCAGTTTTATACACATTATTTCAGAAATTGGTTATTTTGAGGTCACTGAAATTTATAGGATTCCTTTTTCTCGTGCCTCGAAACTCTGGTTTACGAGATTCATCTGCCATCGTtaatatctaattaatttgTGTGCACGAGGCATTCAGTACACGTGGCCAAACTAAATAAAGTTGACTGATCGATATTACACAATTGGTTTAGTCAAGTTGTTTGGAAGACACAAATTGACGAGCCGTGAATCAGTTTTGGTTAGCGATAAAAGGTTTTACAAATTATAGGACGACCCATCATtattatatacacaaaacTATACACCATATCTCACCGCTTAAGTTGCAGAGAgatataaagagagagaaggaacaAAAGAGTATAAGTAGTAAAGCTTTTAGAAAACTGAAGGCGGTTTCAGACAGTTGTGGTACTCAAGCTGAGACATTTCACCGCCGTTCACCGGATCAAACTGGCATCTGTAGAAGCTGTTTAAGAACATCAAAGGAACACAATCCAACTCCGGTCAGATCAAATATGCCATACACAGAACAAATCATAGAGAATTATGTTTGTCAGGTTCTCAATTGCAATTTCGTGATTAAAGTTTGTCAATGGAATAATGTTTGCTTACCTCCCATCCATGCCAAGAATAACAACGGTGTTCTTTTGATGGCCAAAGGCGGCTATGTACTGAGTTCCTTCAACCAACCTGAACTGAGCCACCGACCACTCCGAGCTGAAATACCTCGGTAACACTCCTAAAGAGAGTAAAAGAGTTATATGCTTAATTATGTCAATGGGAGCTTTATGAGGTGAGTTTCTGATCAAATATGCTGCTAAGTTGTGAAAGTAActgatttttggtttagtacCTTTGAATAAAGACAGAGACGACGATGGGGATGAGGGAGTAGCATCAGGTGCAATTCGGGATGAGTCTTTCACTTGAGATCCGGAGTTGACTTTGAGACCAAAGACATGGACCGTTCCTTTGTCACTTGAGACAGCTAACCACTGAGCATTTGAAGAGAAGGCCAAACTGTAGATCTCTGCTCTATCCGCACCCCTCCTTACCTGTACAGTCACATCAGGTTGGTATTATAGTGCCATGGATTCCAAAATCATACAGCATTATTATAGGGGTCACAgatatatttgagatttccTTGATATTAGAATCACAATATTTCATAGCTTATACATGATGAGTGATTACAAAATCTTGAATAAGATGATAAGATAGATACTTGAAACTTTTTCTATGGATGAACCGATGCAAAGAGGACTTAATTCAGTGACTAATGAAAATTAGACTCTGTTCAGCCGTAATATAAATCAAAGTGTGTTTTGTCATAACTATGGCTCTTGCTGATGGACTCATCAAGAACCTGCtaatgttttcaaaacattacCAGGTTAACCTCAGTAAGGAAAAGATGCATCCTTTTCAACATGTCTCAACCTCAGCAGTCTATCAAAGGTAACATCTAATCTAAGAACAGGAATAGAGGTGAAAACGAAATAAATCACAGAGGCACAAAACTATCGGCCTCTATCACACACATCCAGAAACAGCAAGAAAATCAGCTCAAAGCAATCACGAGGATATAAAAGAGCACTTTTCTGAATCTCTAAGCTAATAATAGAAATATAGTcctactttctttcttttacctATTTCATCCTCAGAAGTGCCAGACTACAAGTCAGAGACTAAACAACCAAATTTGCCAGCATTCTTACATGAATCATTAGAAAGTATTCAGCTTTCTGTGAATAAAAAGCGTACCTCTTGACGCAAGGTACCATCAACAGTATTGAAGATCCGAACCAGAGTACCCTTAGAGCTAGCAGTGGCCAACAAATGGCCATCCTGCGTGAGAGCGAAGCAAGCTATTCTGGAATCATGAGCCATGACGAATTTGGTCCGTTTAGAAGCGTAGTGCTCGATCCGAACTTGACCTTTCTGCAAACCTGGACATACCAAAACCATAGAACCAACACCCTGAGAAACAGCACACAAACCCTTAGGGTTGGCAATGGTTTCAATCTGATGCATCAGCTTGAGGTCAGAGAAATTGTAGACAAAAATCTTCTGCTCAAGAACGACAATAATCCGATCCCTCCTAAGCCGGACGGATCTAACATCGGACCTGAAAGAGAGTTCTCCGATACATCGGCCCTGGTGATCATCCCAAATCATAACCTTATTAGGAGGATATTGAGGATCAGGTCCGCCACCAACTAGGGCTAATATATTGCATCTGAAAAGCATCTCCACGACTGCAACACCACCGCCACGATCGAAATCACGCCGGAAAATCTCGCGAAAGGGATCGCAATTAAGGATCCGGAAGCCACGGTCAGTGCCGACAGCGAAGCAAGCATGATCTTGGTTAAAGGAAAGATGAAGCACGGACGGAGGAGGCATCACCGGTAAATTGGGCGTAGGGGGAGAAAGAGGCGATTGATTAGAAGTCTGATTAGGTTCGTCGGAGTTAAGACTCATGGAGGAGAAGGAATCGAGAGAGTCGGGTTCGTCTACGCGATCGCGGTGAGAGGGAAAAGTAGAATCGGAATCTGAGGCAGACGTGGAATCGGGATTAGGGTTGGGGTTTGGccaggaggaagaagatacgGTGGCCATGGAAGAATGATTTGAAGGAATCGTAAGAgagattgaggaagaagaagaagaagcgtgGAGAAGGAGGAATAGAAGAAAtaggaagaagatgacttcGTGCTTTGCTTGTTGCCTGCCGTCATATATCTTTCAGGCGGCTACTCGACTTCtttatttaacaaataattggataatatcaaattttacaGGGAATTTTTAactgattcttttttttttacagttcagaaatattatttctttgtgAATAACAccagattttttatttttattaagacaatttttaaaaaaattagattctTTGCTTTACGATTCAGATAAACTCCAGATATAGATATCATAGATCCTACTATAGTGTATAACTATAATATACTATTACCATTAggttataaaatatatttgaatttttataaatgaaaatacaataaaaaaatgtgttatttcattaaaaatcattttttttttttcttcctattgtttattttgaagGATAATTAATTGATTGTTACATAAATCTCGCATTTATCTATGCCaactaaaaaaatgtagaaataatattatgaagaagatttttcaaaaataaaaaaaacgcaacaatttttattctttttccaaaaaggtttgttatatatattaaccaGGTGCATCATTCATCAATGGTGAACCATTTTTGGAGAGTACAAGACAGTACAAACATGATACAGATAGAGCattttacaaaccaaaaacgtCTAAGTAAAGAACGTAACAATTTAGGGTGTGATTTTgttagaaagagagaaaaaaacacacaacaatttttatgttgagttcgaagaaaaagaacacacacacaagTTGGGGGAATTGATGACATCATTagttaaataaaatcaacaaatctcCAAACCGACGACTAGGCTTCCAGACGTTGACAATCAATTAATATCTGTAAGGACTCATCGGTGGATATAGTCCCGGTTGTGTCAGCGGCGGAGCCACCGTTGAATAACCTTCTGGTGGACATGATAAGCCAGGAAATATAGATTGATACATTGTGGGTGGACTTCCCGGCATGTTACTCGGCGGATACAATCCGGGGAAGCATACCGGTGGAAGAATCTCAGGCTGAGCAAGTGGTGGATAAATCGGTGGCTGACAAGGAACGTGGTTGTAACTAAACGATCCAACACTTGGTAGCAACTGACTCAACACGGGTCCGTTCAACTGGCTCAACACGGGTCCCTGCAACTGACTCAACACGGGACCATTCAACTGACTCAACACGGGACCGTTCAACTGGCTCAACACGGGTCCGTTCAACTGACTCAACATGGGTCCGTTCAAAACGGGCCGGTAGGTCGATACAGGACGCACCGGCGCTTGAGCTGCGTACCGTGAGCAGCCGCCACCGGTCGGGACCTCCACCGGACCTGTGAACGAATAAGTGAAACTAATATCGGCTTTGGATTTCCCGATTTGATATGTGACGTATCTTTGACCGGTCTTATCGTTTCCAAGATGATCCAGAAGTTCTTTCACCTGAACATGAACCTCGCCGATGTCTTTATCTACTCCTCCACGTTGCTCGCACTTGATCTTGAAAGTGATCACAAGGCGGTTAGCCTCTGCTAAGTTTTGGTCGAGGATGAACTTCATGACATCATTGCTCCATTTGGGGCTGGTTCCACCGTCTCTTGCCGCTTGTGTCCGCTGCTCACGGTGGTCAGAGCATTTTGGATCACCGGATAACTTCACGGCCACAAAAACATCCATCTTCGACACTTTCTTAAGCCCTTTTGCTGATGTCACATTTATTTCTAGAGATCTCGTCCCCATTTTGATATTACCCAATGAAAAAGCTGGTTCTCTCTAGACACATTACATATAGGAGTTGCAGAGAAGACTAAGTGAAAGTCAATGACAACTATTTATAGAGGACCTTTTCATTATTCCACCCactgttctgtttttaatgTCTCTCgaataatgattttaatataACTGTAGGAGTAATTATTACCATTAAAGAAGGAGTCTGTGTTTGACGAGTAGCCAAAGGCATATTACAACTCGGTCAAAGGTAATAGACAaagcaaagacaaaaaaatccaTTGCAAAAGCAAACTGAATACGATCAAATGAAGTTTGGCACACAAGATACAGAAATCTTCAagaaacttttgtttattcttcGAAAGATGCAAACTTTGGAGATAGGAGGAAAATCTCGACTAGTGATGAGTATGAGTCCCATCCCCGGTTTCTTCGCCTTTCCTTGATGCAGCTCTTAGTTTACGTTGTTCTTCTTTGTATATCCTGTTTCTTCGTTGGAACTAGatcaaaatacacaaatatgCGCTCCTTATCAGTTCATCTACCATAGGCTTATActaagcaaagaagaaagaaacaatattgGAGACAACAATAATAAAGCTTTTGATTCCCTCAAAAGTTCACACGCAAGCCTATACATTCAGTTTCATTCAAATTTATGATTTCAACAcatagagaagagagacaatATCGTTCCATTTGAAAGATCAAACAGAGacaagagataaagagtaagTCTCAACTTCCAAACTTAACAGCTAAACAATTCATGGCCATGAAACTAAATCTCAGATAAGGGAAGTGGTATTATATTAACCTAATCCCTACAAGCAACCTAGTGAAAGCATCCACATATATACTTGGGAGATTGCAATTCAACTTTTCTAGTTTCAAGCAAAAAGAAAGCTTATGTTTTTATACATGTAGCAAACGAAACGACCAGACTGAGAGATTGTTCCAACGGATCTAGGAATGACTTAAACTCGTGATCCAGAAACTATCGATGATCGTACAGACGACCGATAACAGGACGAATCATCAATGAAACAGATCAAGCAATCAAAAGCGTGAATTGATGACACATACAACAACACAGGAACGATAATtgaaagaaaccctaaaaaaaggaaaaaggcgAAACCTAACCTCTTTGGAatggtgaagacactcgagGTAGTCTTCACGAAGAAGAGTACAGTCTTTGGGCTCTCTGCAATGAGACATACATTCGCTGAAATCCATCCAGAAATCGTAACACCTCCCTTTGTTTCCCGTTATCCCCCACCCCGACGCCATTTttccttcctctctctctaatCCCAGGAGAAATTTAGTCGTCTTCTTCGCCTGATTTCCGAGGATCCGATCTATTCAGGTTAATCCAATTAGAACCCGAAATAAATGTGCCTTTATATTATGGGCTTTAACGTAAACACTTCATGGGCCCAACTTTGAGATATCAATTCCTGTAATTACGTTAGTGTGAAGGTAATTATTACCAGAATTTTACCCGTTCCTTAACATTAAGCAGGAATTGTTGTTACTTTGTTACTAGGcttttaatagtttaataaaatttagtcTGCtgtcgaaaaaaaaaaagtgcaaAAGTTCCTTTATGTTTGACTTGTTGGTGGATTAGAATTTCAAACCCCTGATTTAGCAGTTCTTAATGGCCATTACGGACTATATATGATAGTAATTTATATGTCATatataatgttatatattttatatataaaacatttaattaaatatgactttagtttttttttaaagaattatattaatttttggtaaaGTTTAATTCTAGTATTTTTACggtattaaaaaatgtttgggttgttttttcaaatttaatagttaattttccacttttaaagaaaacaattgcTTTTCATTGTTTTGGAGAAGGTAGTTCACGCCCATGGCTGTTTCTAAGCTAGGGAATCTTTTCTTATGTGAGAGTGAGAAAAGGTTGTTCAAATATTACCCAGAGACAGACTACCTTTGTTGCCTCTCCAGACTTTTGTGTTATAACTTCTTTCGTCGAAAATTTAGTCTCACTTCGTTCCAGGCCCGACTCAATATTATTTTGGGTTCtgtgctaaaaaaaaaaatatcccCTTTAAACctttaaatccaaaaaattttagtttacgTGGCAGTGTTTACTGTCTCTTGTAAACGTAATACACTTGTAGTTCTATTCAACCATTGTAATTTTatctagaaaaataaaaattcctATAAATTAGGACCCTAAAatttaagagagaaaataagGACTCTGTGCCTTGGCACTGCTGGCACACCCTGCTTCGTTCACAACCAGGATCTGTTCGGAAAATCAGCACTTGTGGGTACCAATATGGACTTAGCTATGTACAACCTGAATGTCTTCCGAAAATCATCAGCACATCTCCGCACCGGTCTCGAATATCTAATATCGTGATGGAATTGCTGTTCCCAAATATTTTGCTTACCTCTACTCTAGTGTCTCTAATTATATTCGGTTATCGTTACAAATATTCTACTTGAAGCGGTTACTTATCTAGCTGGTTTTGCTTATGTCTACATCTtactatttaatatttattctgTTAAGCTTTTCCATAATCTATTAACATTTAATCTCGCCTTGTTTCTAATAAACACAAtgctttaaaacaaaaattagtcATTACACAGTATACATACTACATAGCATATTGCTTAAGAAAACCAGAGACGAGAAGCATTCTATTTCTacaaacagatgagatataGCTTACCTTAACATTCTATCTCTACACTTATTATGCatcaaagatgatgatgtcgTTATGGCTTCACAAGACGATAGGCTATAAATTT from Arabidopsis thaliana chromosome 3, partial sequence includes these protein-coding regions:
- the BGLU8 gene encoding beta glucosidase 8 produces the protein MKHFNLLSIILVIVLATSYIDAFTRNDFPEDFLFGAGTSAYQWEGAANEDGRTPSVWDTTSHCYNGSNGDIACDGYHKYKEDVKLMAEMGLESFRFSISWSRLIPNGRGRINPKGLLFYKNLIKELRSHGIEPHVTLYHYDLPQSLEDEYGGWINHKIIEDFTAFADVCFREFGEDVKLWTTINEATIFAFAFYGKDVRYGNCTTGNYCMETYIAGHNMLLAHASASNLYKLKYKSKQRGSIGLSIFALGLTPYTNSKDDEIATQRAKAFLYGWMLKPLVFGDYPDEMKRTLGSRLPVFSEEESEQVKGSSDFVGIIHYTTVYVTNQPAPYIFPSSTNKDFFTDMGAYIISTGNSSSFVVRSCNSAETY
- the BGLU8 gene encoding beta glucosidase 8, yielding MAEMGLESFRFSISWSRLIPNGRGRINPKGLLFYKNLIKELRSHGIEPHVTLYHYDLPQSLEDEYGGWINHKIIEDFTAFADVCFREFGEDVKLWTTINEATIFAFAFYGKDVRYGNCTTGNYCMETYIAGHNMLLAHASASNLYKLKYKSKQRGSIGLSIFALGLTPYTNSKDDEIATQRAKAFLYGWMLKPLVFGDYPDEMKRTLGSRLPVFSEEESEQVKGSSDFVGIIHYTTVYVTNQPAPYIFPSSTNKDFFTDMGAYIISTGNSSSFVFDAVPWGLEGVLQHIKHRYNNPPIYILENGSPMKHDSMLQDTPRVEYIQAYIGAVLNAIKSGSDTRGYFVWSLIDLFEVQVGYKSSFGMYYVNFSDPGRKRSPKLSASWYTGFLNGTIDVASQDMTQLQRNFSGSSSL
- the BGLU8 gene encoding beta glucosidase 8 (beta glucosidase 8 (BGLU8); FUNCTIONS IN: cation binding, hydrolase activity, hydrolyzing O-glycosyl compounds, catalytic activity; INVOLVED IN: carbohydrate metabolic process; LOCATED IN: vacuole; CONTAINS InterPro DOMAIN/s: Glycoside hydrolase, family 1 (InterPro:IPR001360), Glycoside hydrolase, family 1, active site (InterPro:IPR018120), Glycoside hydrolase, catalytic core (InterPro:IPR017853), Glycoside hydrolase, subgroup, catalytic core (InterPro:IPR013781); BEST Arabidopsis thaliana protein match is: beta glucosidase 7 (TAIR:AT3G62740.1); Has 11295 Blast hits to 10975 proteins in 1475 species: Archae - 142; Bacteria - 7812; Metazoa - 710; Fungi - 200; Plants - 1441; Viruses - 0; Other Eukaryotes - 990 (source: NCBI BLink).) codes for the protein MKHFNLLSIILVIVLATSYIDAFTRNDFPEDFLFGAGTSAYQWEGAANEDGRTPSVWDTTSHCYNGSNGDIACDGYHKYKEDVKLMAEMGLESFRFSISWSRLIPNGRGRINPKGLLFYKNLIKELRSHGIEPHVTLYHYDLPQSLEDEYGGWINHKIIEDFTAFADVCFREFGEDVKLWTTINEATIFAFAFYGKDVRYGNCTTGNYCMETYIAGHNMLLAHASASNLYKLKYKSKQRGSIGLSIFALGLTPYTNSKDDEIATQRAKAFLYGWMLKPLVFGDYPDEMKRTLGSRLPVFSEEESEQVKGSSDFVGIIHYTTVYVTNQPAPYIFPSSTNKDFFTDMGAYIISTGNSSSFVFDAVPWGLEGVLQHIKHRYNNPPIYILENGSPMKHDSMLQDTPRVEYIQAYIGAVLNAIKSGSDTRGYFVWSLIDLFEVQVGYKSSFGMYYVNFSDPGRKRSPKLSASWYTGFLNGTIDVASQDMTQLQRNFSGSSSL